The Ipomoea triloba cultivar NCNSP0323 chromosome 4, ASM357664v1 DNA segment AGTCCCGAGTGGGAGAATGGagacgatatatatatatatatagattactcgaccgcttaggcgctaggttTCTCAGGCGCCGAACTAGCGCCTAGCCCCAAGCGCCTTCGCAACATTGATAGTGAGAAAAATAAACTCATATATTGTACTGTCAAAAGGGATAACGTgtgaatgaaaaatatataaaatctatttaaattgaaaaatgaaggtGAAAATGCTTAGAAAAAACACTTGTCATATATTAGTTTGAAAAGTAAATTTATCAACCTGAGTTTGAATATTTGTATAGTATAGATGTTATCTCCACCGGTAAACTATTTTTAGGAAATAATTTTTTCCTAGTATTATTCCTTACAAGTAGTGTCGGTTGGACCAACATTCCAGGCGCCGGCGAATCAAGAAAGAGATTACGAAACGGAGCTGATGGATTGGCTTGGGAGAAAATCAGCGAGATCAACCGTGTTCGTCTTGTTCGGGAGCGAATATTTCCTGAGCAAGGAAGACACGGAGGAGATAGCCTACGCCTTGGAGCTCAGCAACGTAAACTTCATATGGGTGCTTAGATTCCCCAAGGGAGAAGAAATCTCAGCAAGAGAAGCTCTCCCACCAGGTTTTCTTGAAAGAATCGGCGAGAGAGGAAGAattagacctggcaattatcgacacgacccgttaacacgacacgaaaccggacacaaaaataacgggttagtgtttagccttaacatgtcccgggtcgttaacgggttgacccgttaagaacccgttatgttttcgtgtcttaacgggtcaacccgttaaacctattaagaacccgtttaacccgttaatattatcgtgttaacccgtttacacgaaCCCGTTTACAGAGACACGTTTAGaacccgctaagaaccattgtctttacaaaatatatcatgaacatatatgattaagaatgaatttactacattaggccaagatcatacaccaattattggtgttcaacaatatgaaatttgaatgtttattgtgttcaattttattctaaaaactagtatgaacttctttaattatgatttttggatgttatgttataattttatgaatgttataaatcgaatttttttagtttgtttgatggattagattgtatgttttatttcttttttatataatttaactttaaattttagtttttaatatatcaatagatttagcgggtttaaacgggtttTGTGTCATATCGTGTCAACACGATAAGAAAcccgttaacaaaacgtgtctatcgtgtcaacccgtttaaccctttaacaaatcgtgttcgtgttcgtgttacaattttgaacccgttaaccttaacgtgtcgtgttcgtgtttagccttatcgtgttcgtgtcgttatcgtgtcgacccgttaacgaacccgtatacacgaattgccaggtctagGAAGAATAGTAGAAGGATGGGCCGCGCAGGGGAAGATTCTCGGCCACCGGAGCACCGGCGGGTTCGTGACCCATTGCGGGTGGAATTCAATAATAGAAAGCCTGAGTCTCGGCGTTCCGATCATCGCCATGCCAATGCAGCTGGATCAGCCGGTGAACGCCCGGCTGATGGTAGAGATTGGGGCGGCGGTGGAGGTGGAGAGAGACGATGACGGTAAGCTCCACCGGGCGGAAATGGCGGAAGCTGTGAGAGGGGCGGTGGGAGGAAAAGTCGgagagaaattgaagagaaatgTGAAGAGAATAAGTGAGGATTTGAAGTCGGGAGGCAGCAAAGAGATGGATGCGGTCGCTGAGGAGTTGGTAAAGCTTTGCGCCAAACTAGAAGGATGACGTGCGATGGCGTCACTTTATGATGCTTACCAAAATTATTACAGAAGATTatatttttcgtccctaaattatagagtaattgtaaaattcgtctATAAGTGTTGATTATGctcacttttagtccttaaaTTATCATTGGTGTTacacattttttcttttgtgctcacttttcgtccctaagttatactaaaattacaaatattgtccctaatgttttattagtaaagggacgaaaagtgcagcGTCCACGATAAtttagggaccaaaagtgagTATGATCAACACTTAGGACGAATTCTACAGTTACgatataacttagggacgaaaaaaacaaatattgagCATTACCCTATTCTCGCAAGGCGTGAAAAAATTAGTCTCGTATTAATAAAGGTCTTTGATTCGATGGACATCCCTAAATTTTgcagaataataataacaatagttCTAATAATATGATGTTTAATTTAAAGTTATAATTGAAATACCAAGACTATTATTATGTTTAGCAAAAACTTGTATAAGATTGACTCACGAATCCTTGTTTGTGAAATGGGTCGGATCAATCTGAAATAtaatcttttttattaaaaaatatatttttacatcaaaatataaaagtattacatttgtcatcaaaagtattacgtttttccttataagtaacaaacattttattcttgatttagtattacacttgctagtattagtattacatttgcatatatacTCGACTCAACCTAACCGTCTTacgaataaggatctgtgagacgatttcacacaagtgtgacccattatGTTTTCAATCAATAAATCCTTTTTTTTAGTTACTATTACAAAATCGGTACTAAATTGTTAATGTGTCTTAATATCATCTATGTAAGTTTTAATGTTGATATAATTTTTGTGTTAAATTACAAGTAAATATCTCCCTCCGAATCTCTGGATTGGACATTGGAGACATCTGTCCTCTCTTTGAtggttacacttgtgtgagatcatctcataagtttttactttttttttttttatatgtggAGTCTAAGAAAACTAGTTTTGTTATAATTGTTGATTGTGCCCATTGGCCTATTCATGCCCCTTTAAAAACTTCACAAGACAATCGTAGGATAGTATATTTGAATACATTCATGTCCTGTTAAAAACTTCATTAGGAAAACTACGTGGGAAAAAAAcctagttaaaaaaaaaagagtacataATATTTGTAAACTCATATATTgcactggttgcctcattacAAACCTTAACTTAAGCAAAAAAAACTCGGTTATTTCAGTTTTGATTATTAAGGCAAAAAAAGTTTGGTTATTTCAGTTATCGGTTTTTCAAGAGAAAACTGAAAACCGACCAAAAAACCAAAGGTTaatctaaagaaaaaaatataaccTCACCCCATTTACATTTTGCTAATGCATAGTCTAtcacattaattttaatcactTATTGGATTGCACTGCATTTATTAACCATAGAATGGataaatataattcatttaTATTGCACTAAACTACTATTATACTTGAGGACATTAATTTTAGTTGa contains these protein-coding regions:
- the LOC116015891 gene encoding beta-D-glucosyl crocetin beta-1,6-glucosyltransferase-like, whose product is MSTETVTRSVVMFPWLAYGHITPFLGLAKNLVDRGFLIHLCSTLVNLNSIKNNIPQAYSESIRLVELHLPESPHLPPHYQTTNGLPRHLHDALKKVLNMAAPDFAKILKTLNPYLVIHDTMQPWFVKLALSLDIPAVPFFTTSAAVGSYFSHIMNKSAAEFPFPALLLRRYEPEDYLDSPPPSMMLVNSSKEVEAKYIDCMSEVLKCKAPANQERDYETELMDWLGRKSARSTVFVLFGSEYFLSKEDTEEIAYALELSNVNFIWVLRFPKGEEISAREALPPGFLERIGERGRIRPVEGWAAQGKILGHRSTGGFVTHCGWNSIIESLSLGVPIIAMPMQLDQPVNARLMVEIGAAVEVERDDDGKLHRAEMAEAVRGAVGGKVGEKLKRNVKRISEDLKSGGSKEMDAVAEELVKLCAKLEG